Part of the Micromonospora rhizosphaerae genome is shown below.
CGTCGAGAAGCGGCTGGAGATCCCCCGCCCCGAGCGCTTCGCCGACGTCAAGCGCGGCTCGGGCAAGCAGAAGGTGGCCACCACCATGGCCTTCGTCCGTCTGCTCAAGGACCTGATGAAGGACAAGGAGTTCGGCAAGCGCTGGGTGCCGATCATCCCGGACGAGGCCCGCACCTTCGGCATGGACTCGCTCTTCCCGACGGCGAAGATCTACTCGCCGCACGGCCAGCGGTACACCTCGGTGGACCGGGAGCTGTTCCTGTCATACAAGGAGGCCACCAACGGGCAGATCGTGCACGAGGGGATCAACGAGGCCGGTTCGGTGGCGACCTTCACCGCGGCCGGCTCGTCGTACGCCACGCACGGCGAACCGATGATTCCGATGTACATCTTCTACTCGATGTTCGGGTTCCAGCGCACCGGCGACGGGCTCTGGGCGGCCGCCGACCAGATGGCGCGCGGCTTCCTGCTCGGCGCCACCGCCGGTCGGACCACCCTCAACGGTGAGGGCCTGCAGCACGAGGACGGCCACTCGCTGCTGCTCGCCGCCACCAACCCGGCGGTGGTCGCGTACGACCCGGCGTTCGCGTTCGAGATCGCGCACATCGTGGAGAACGGCCTGCACCGGATGTACGGGGAGGGGCAGGAGAACGTCTTCTACTACCTCACGGTCTACAACGAGCCGATCGTGCAGCCGGCGGAGCCGCCGGGCGTCGACGCCGAGGGCATCGTCAAGGGCATCTACCGCTACTCCCCCGCCCCGTCGGTGGCCGGGAACGCGCCGAAGGCCAACATTCTGGCCTCCGGCACCGGCATGCAGTGGGCGGTGCGGGCGCAGCAGTTGCTCGCCGAGGACTGGGGGGTGTCCGCCGACGTCTGGTCGGTGACCTCCTGGACGGAGCTGCGCCGGGACGCGGTGGAGTGCGAGGAGCACAACCTGCTCAACCCGGGCGCCGAGCAGCGGGTCCCGTACGTGGCGCGGAAGCTGGCCGACGCCGAGGGGCCGAAGGTCGCGGTCAGCGACTGGATGCGCGCGGTGCCGGACCTGATCGCCCGCTGGGTGCCCGGCGACTACACGTCGCTCGGCACCGACGGGTTCGGCATGTCCGACACCCGGCACGCGCTGCGCCGGCACTTCCACGTCGACGCCGAGTCGGTGGTGGTCGCGACGCTGCGGCAGCTCGCGCTCCGCGGCGCGGTGCCGGCGAACGTGCCGGACGAGGCCGCCAAGAAGTACGCGATCCACGATGTGACGGCCGCCCCGGTCAGCGAAACCGGCGGCGAGAGCTAGTTCCTCGGTACGACGAGAGGGCCCGGCGTGGTCACCACCACGCCGGGCCCTCTCTCTTCGGGCGATCAAGGAGTTGTGGTGGTTGACAAAAGGGGCGAAACCCCCGAGGTGGGCGCCACAACTCCATGGTCGGCGCGCAGGGTCGCCGCCACGAAGGGCTCGATCGCGGCTCGCTGACCGGCCCCAGAGTCGACGATGGTCCGGCGTCCCTGGCGGGGACGCCGGACCATCGTCACCATCGCGGGTGACGCCAGGACGGGCCCGGTCAGCCGACGGCGGCCAGGTCGGTCAGCCGGGCCAGCGAGTCCTCCAGGTCGGCGCCGACCCGACGCAGGCCGAGCCGGAGCAGGGCGGCCTTGACCGGCCCGGCCGGCCACCGTACGACGATGAGCCGCACGATGGTGCCGCCCTCCTCCTCGTCCGGGGTCAACTGCACGTAGATCTCGGTGCGCGCCTCGGCCCGGGCGCCCGCGCCCTTGGCCCGCTCGCGCCAGCCGATCAGGGTCGGCTCCTGGTAGGCGATCACCTCGGCCTCGTGCGCCGCGCCGCGCCCGGCCTGGACCAGTTGTCGCCGGCCGAAGCCCTCCCCCGAGAGGACCTCCGCCGCGCGGACCCCCGCCAGCCAGGACGGCAGCTGCTCGGCCCGCTGCACGACGTCCCAGACCACTTCCACCGGCGCCATCACGTGTGCACTGCGTTCCACGAGGATCATTTCTGTCTTCCCCCACTGAGGACATCCACGATATTCAGCACTGTATGCGCAAACTTGGACGTACCCGGACGGGTTTGCAGAAGACACGCCGAAATCCCTTGCGCCGCCTCTCGTTGCGGGCCTATAGCGCTTCGCCGGCGCGCGCCCTAGAGTCCCGAGCACGCTTCGCGTTCTCTGGGAGGGCGGATGACGACCGATCCGATGCCGGAGTTCCCCGCCGGATTCCGCTGGGGGGTGTCCACCGCCGCCTACCAGATCGAGGGCGCGGTCGAGGTCGACGGCCGAGGACCGTCCATCTGGGACACCTTCGCCCACTGCCCCGACCGGATCGCCGACGGCAGCACCGGCGACGTCGCCTGCGACCACTACCACCGGTACGCCGAGGATGTCGCGCTGATGGCCGGACTCGGGGTGTCCGCGTACCGGTTCTCGATCGCCTGGCCGCGGGTGCAGCCGGCGGGCACCGGGGCGCCCCTCGCCGCGGGGCTGGACTTCTATGACCGGCTGGTCGACGCGCTGCTCGGCGCCGGCATCGACCCGGTCGCCACCCTCTTCCACTGGGACCTGCCGCAGGCGCTGGAGGATGCCGGCGGCTGGCTGAACCGGGACACCGCGACCCGCTTCGCCGAGTACGCCGACCTGGTCGCGGCCCGCCTCG
Proteins encoded:
- a CDS encoding SRPBCC family protein translates to MILVERSAHVMAPVEVVWDVVQRAEQLPSWLAGVRAAEVLSGEGFGRRQLVQAGRGAAHEAEVIAYQEPTLIGWRERAKGAGARAEARTEIYVQLTPDEEEGGTIVRLIVVRWPAGPVKAALLRLGLRRVGADLEDSLARLTDLAAVG